tttacactgcagctctgtccctcccttatactttacactacagctctgtccctcccttatactttacactacggctctgtccctcccttatactttacactgcagctctgtccctcccttatactttacactccagctctgtcctcccttatactttacactgcagctctgtcctcccttatactttacactgcggctctgtcctcccttatactttacactacggctctgtccctcccttatactttacactgcagctctgtccctcccttatactttacactccggctctgtcctcccttatactttacactacggctctgtccctcccttatactttacgcTGCGGCTCtgtccctcccttatactttacactgcagctctgtcctCCCTTATGGTTTACATTGCAGCTCtgtcctcccttatactttacactgcagctctgtcctcccttatactttacactgcagctctgtcctcccttatactttacactccagctctgtcctcccttatactttacactccagctctgtccctcccttatactttacactccGGCTCTGTCCTCCCTTATGCTTTACACTGCGGCTCTGTCCTCCCTTATGCTTTACACTGCGGCTCTGTCCTCCCTTATGCTTTACACTGCGGCTCtgtccctcccttatactttacactacggctctgtcctcccttatactttacactgcggctctgtcctcccttatactttacactgcggctctgtcctcccttatactttacactccagctctgtccctcccttatactttacactgcagctctgtcctcccttatactttacactccagctctgtcctcccttatactttacactgcagctctgtcctcccttatactttacactgcagctctgtcctcccttatactttacactgcagctctgtcctcccttatactttacactgcagctctgtccctcccttatactttacactccagctctgtcctcccttatactttacactacagctctgtccctcccttatactttacgcTGCGGCTCtgtccctcccttatactttacactgcagctctgtcctCCCTTATGGTTTACATTGCAGCTCtgtcctcccttatactttacactgcagctctgtcctcccttatactttacactgcagctctgtcctcccttatactttacactccagctctgtcctcccttatactttacactccggctctgtccctcccttatactttacactccGGCTCTGTCCTCCCTTATGCTTTACACTGCGGCTCTGTCCTCCCTTATGCTTTACACTGCGGCTCTGTCCTCCCTTATGCTTTACACTGCGGCTCtgtccctcccttatactttacactacggctctgtcctcccttatactttacactgcggctctgtcctcccttatactttacactgcggctctgtcctcccttatactttacactgcggctctgtccctcccttatactttacactgcagctctgtcctcccttatactttacactccagctctgtcctcccttatactttacactgcatctctgtccctcccttatactttacactccagctctgtcctcccttatactttacactgcagctctgtcctcccttatattttacactgcagctctgtcctcccttatactttacactgcagctctgtccctcccttatactttaaactgcagctctgtcctcccttatactttaAACTACGGCTCtgtcctcccttatactttacactgcagctctgtccctcccttatactttacactgcagctctgtcctcccttatactttacactgcggctttgtccctcccttatactttacactgcggctttgtccctcccttatactttacactgcggCTCTgccctcccttatactttacactccggctctgtcctcccttatactttacacttcggctctgtcctcccttatactttacactgcggctctgtcctcccttatactttacactgcagctctgtcctcccttatactttacactgcagctctgtcctcccttatactttacactacagctctgtcctcccttatactttacactgcagctctgtcctcccttatactttacactgcagctctgtcctCCCTTATGGTTTACATTGCAGCTCtgtcctcccttatactttacactgcagctctgtcctcccttatactttacactgcagctctgtcctcccttatactttacactccagctctgtccctcccttatactttacactgcagctctgtcctCCCTTATGGTTTACATTGCAGCTCtgtcctcccttatactttacactgcagctctgtcctcccttatactttacactgcagctctgtcctcccttatacttgacactacagctctgtccctcCCTTATGGTTTACATTGCAGCTCTGTCCCTCCCTTATGGTTTACATTGCAGCACAGCTCTGATCAGTGACTCCAGCTGATCTCCATCTCTCGTGTATCAGGGCTCTGTGACGGGTCACCGACACCTCCTGACAGTATCACTTCAGTGGGATCTCTCTCCATCTGTCACACTAAATTCTCCCAGACTTTTCTAAGAATAACCGGGATTTATCTGTCCCCCGGGGATTTGGCAGATCTCCCCCCGATCCCCTGTGGTGAGTCACAATGGACGCCATCACAGGAGCGGCCTGTCCTGGATTGTGAGATTACCGAGTGCCAGACCAGAGCTTATAGTCATATTTATATTGGGCTTCATGTGGTGCTCAAGGATGAAAGAAggtcacaactagagatgagcaaacttacagtaaattcgattcgtcacaaacttctcggctcggcagttgatgacttatcctgcataaattagttcagctttcaggtgctccggtgggctggaaaaggtgcatacagtcctaggaaagagtctcttaggactgtatccaccttttccagcccacgggtgcatcggaaagctgaactaatttatgcagggaaagtcatcaactgccgagccgagaagtttgtgacgaatcgaatttactgtaagttcgctcatctctagtcacaacatTGCATagaacagtgtatcccaaccagaatgcctccagctgtcagggcatgctgggagttgtagttttgcaacagctggaggcacgctgataGAGCAGCACTGTATTAGATTCTACTGTTTGACTTTGTCCTAGGCCTGACCGGAAGCCCAATAAGGTCCTCAGGTGAAGCTTTGGGGCTCCTGTAAAAAGTttaataggatataactcaggatcagtacaggataagtaatgtaatgtatgtacacagtgacctcaccagcagaatagtgagtacagctctggggtataatataggatataactcaggatcagtataggataagtaatgtaatgtatgtacacaatgacctcaccagcagaatagtgagtacagctcaggagtataatacaggatataactcaggatcagtacaggataagtaatgcaatgtatatacacagtgacctcaccagcagaatagtgagtacagctctggggtataatacaggatataactcaggatcagtacaggataagtaatgtaatgtatgtacacagtgacctcaccagcagaatagtgagtacagctctggggtataatacaggatataactcaggatcagtacaggataagtaatgtaatgtatgtacacagtgagatcaccagcagaatagtgagtacagctctggggtataatacaggatataactcaggatcagtacaggataagtaatgtaatgtatatacacagtgacctcaccagcagaatagtgagtacagctctggggtataatacaggatataactcaggatcagtacaggataagtaatgtaatgtatgtacacagtgagatcaccagcagaatagtgagtacagctctggggtataatacaggatataactcaggatcagtacaggataagtaatgtaatgtatgtacacagtgagatcaccagcagaatagtgagtacagctctggagtataatacaggatatataactcaggatcagtacatgataagtaatgtaatgtatctacacagtgatctccccagcagaatagtgagtacagctctggagtataatacaggatataactcaggatcagtacaggataagtaatgtaatgtatatacacagtgacctcaccagcagaatagtgagtacagctctggagtataatacaggatataactcaggatcagtacaggataagtaatgtaatgtatgtacacagtgacctcaccagcagaatagtgagtacagctctggagtataatacaggatataactcaggatcagtacaggataagtaatgtaatgtatgtacacagtgacctcaccagcagaatagtgagtacagctctggagtataatacaggatataactcaggatcagtacagaataagtaatgtaatgtatgtacacagtgacctcaccagccgaatagtgagtacagctctggagtataatacaggatataactcaggatcagtgcaggataagtaatgtaatgtatgtacacagtgacctcaccagcagaatagtgagtacagctctggagtataatacaggatataactcaggatcagtacaggataagtaatgtaatgtatgtacacagtgatctcaccagcagaatagtgagtacagctctggagtataatacaggatataactcaggatcagtacaggataagtaatgtaatgtatgtacacagtgaccccaccagcagaatagggagtacagctctggggtataatacaggatataactcaggataagtacaggataagtaatgtaatgtatgtacacagtgacctcaccagcagaatagtgagtacagctctggagtataatacaggatataactcaggatcagtacaggataagtaatgtatgtacacagtgacctcaccagcagaatagtgagtacagctctggggtataatacaggattttGTCTTGCAGTGGTTTGCAGGAAGGCTCTGGATAGCACCACGGTCGCTGCACATGAATCTGAAATCTACTGTAAGTCTTGTTATGGGAGGAAGTACGGGCCCAAGGGATACGGCTACGGACAAGGTGCTGGGTGCCTGAGCACAGACACGGGGGAGAGATTCGGGATTGAAGTTGCTGAGTGAGTACATTTCCCTAATCACATTGCACATTCTGTATCTTTCCTCtattccagtggtctccaacctgctgacctccagaagttgcgaaactacaactcccagcatgcccggacagccgaaggctgtccgggcatgctggtagttgtagttttgcaacgtctggaggttcgcaggttgaagaccactgttccatGCTAtttccaagatctctgcttgctgttagtCAATGGGAACATTCTCTAATTCCTGAGCCTGAATATCCTTCCTAAGAGTTCTCACAGCTGGGGTGTTGTTACAGTTGTTTCCAGTCTATTCTGATACATGTCTGTGTTCACAGGACTCATCCGGCCCGGGGATCGCCCACCACCCCACACTCCAACAAGTTCGCACAGAAGTTCGCCTCCACGGAAAAGTGTCCTAGATGTGGAAAATCCGTCTATGCTGCCGAAAAAGTGATGGGAGGGGGAAGGGTGAGTGTCAGATACCGGCCCGGGGAGGACCCACAGACGTTCTGGGGCAACAGGGGCAAGAACAGTCCCCATTACAAATCAGGGCAGTGATTCCCTATCTAAATATTAAGGGGGAACTCTGGGAAATGTTTCTATTTGTAAAGAAGCCCCACTCTTATTTTGTAGGGCACTGTCTGGAGTGACACAGTTTGGGGGACACTGCTGTAGGGCTGAGATATGGTGCCCACTGTTTTAAGCATCTTGGGGTATGCCATAGATGTCTATAaggtgaaaacttctttacttgtcctacagcgccatctgtttcattccagcacagcttaATCCATACGTTTCATTAatctaactgggtcatgtgaccacCAGTTTGACCCATAGAAAGTCACAGTGTTTTAATTTGTCAGAGGACGTTGTCAGTCCTGGGCAAGCGACACTGCGGTAAAAACACAACATGTGAACACGGCCtgaagacttcaaatcttcataaaacacctcgattgtgattataggtcaaatcactttctcctcatgacaatgtttcatataaaaaaataaaaaaaaacacgcatcaaaactgcacataatgtaaactgaccccaacccacttatgagtctcagcTGCTGGAGTCTATCCAGATTAATTAGAtgatcaggtgcagtgatcagactccaccccctctctctgcaaagccagagaattaatggaaaatgtaggcagcattaggaaatcatatCAGTGTTTCTTTAAGGgggcactccactgccccagcgttcggaacattttgttttcccgaacgctgggtgccagggttgtgatgtcacggccatgaccCAAGAgaagtcaagccacgccccccacaatggaagtctatggggccctcccatagacttgcattgagggggcgtggccgtgacatcacaacccttgCAGCCTGCACCTAGCATTCGGAACGaagtgttccgaacactgggacagtggagtgcccctttaaggtcgggttcacaccgcggaatctcAAGATGAAATTTCCGCCAGAGATACCATGGGCAGTGCTAGGACCGCacaagaaatgcattgccgtctatggggacatccatgcagtgtgcacagtcctagcgcccccccccccccccacgggatCTCTGGCGGAAATTCCATcaggagattccacagtgtgaacccagcctaaggccaaAACTTCCAGcaccattaaggggttaaaggggtactccagtggaagactattttttttcaaatcaactggtgcaagttaaacagatttgtaaattacttctatttaacaatcttatccattccagtacttatcagctgctgtatgctccacaggaagtggtaTTTCTTTCTAaagatcttttctgtctgaccacagtgctctctgctgacacctctgtccatgttagggactgtccagagcaggagcaaatccccttagcaaacctctcctgctctggacagttcctgacatggacagaggtgtcagcagagagcactgtggtcagactgggaagaacaacacaacttcctctgtagtatacagcagatgataagtactggatggattaagattgttaaatagaagtaatttacaaatctgtttaactttctggcaccagttgattaaaaaaaattgttttccaccggagtacccctttaaagagtacctattatcaactaaactttccctaatccccctccccatctttccCTGTCTCTAACTATATCTATCCAATTGTAAACACCTATAAATACCTTTTTATCTTCAGCTCAGTTAGGAGCTTATGAGAGGGGAGGAAGTGGGCGTTcccggcaggcgcgacgtcacgtgAAGCCTTGCTGGGCCGgcggcttccgcccttcttccttcTATCTTCATGAGCTTCGCTCCACTGACTCTCGGCCAGCATGTGTCGGCTCTCCTTGTCAGCACGAGGAGCCTGAAGACGTCACTGGCCAGCAGAGTCAGGAGCGCGCCCTGCATGGATGCGTGCACAGCACTTGCTCCAGAGTGTCTGATTGACAAGTGGGGAGCTGCGTTGAGTATGAGATTTCGGACTCAGTCAccaggccggcgtgagtccgaaatcactaaAAAAGGgactagggagacccctagtggcaagAATCTCAAACACATAAAACACaataaagtatacattttttttaatagaacccaattacaaaattaatatatatatttatatatatattaaactataACATATAAAAACGTATTTTGATGAGAAGTACTCTAAGTTATAATCTTTACTTTCTCCACAGCCCTGGCATAAAACCTGTTTCCGCTGCGCCCTGTGCGGGAAGAGTCTGGACTCCACCATCGTCACAGAGAAGGACGGAGAAATCTACTGTAAAGGTCAGCGATGACTTCAGAAAACGGGGGCATCACTGAGGGACACTGTTACATTAATCTCCTTTTTCATCTCTTTATGTCTCTCCAGTTTGTTACGCGAAAAATTTCGGTCCTAAAGGAATAGGGTTCGGAGGCCTCACACAGGTGGAGCAGAAGGAGGACTGAACCGCACGCACGTTATTCGTAACATAAATCTTCACCTCACATGAAGACATTAGAGTCGGAGATTAAAGATCGGATCGGTTCTGGAATGTCAGATAATAAAGTTTTGAaactttgaaaacatttttttattttttttgagaatGAACGGGTCCTTCTTGTTTCTACTGCTGCAATAAGGAAACATGGCAGAGATGCAATAAAGCAAAATAAAAGCAGCACTCTGGGAAATGTTTCTTTTGCTTctatagtgcagcatagactaCTATCAGGGAATATTGTAGAGGTTCTTTTGTattccttgtgcttacctgttttagttgACGTGGCAGGCGTGAGGTTTTATCCATACTGATTccaattccatcactgaaatgatttcctaatgctgcttacatttcccatgaatcctctggctatgcagagagagggggtggagtctgatcacttcACCTAGCATCTGATTAGGATGCTGATGCTGGAGGTGATTCGGGTGAACTCATTAGATTCATAAATGGGTTGGGGGTCAgttcctttggataagatgtctagcagcgaagtacccctttaacatcttatcccctattcaaaggataggggataagatgtctgatcgcgggggagggtccggctgctgggacacCCTGcggtctcctttaaaggggtactccggccctaagacattttatcccctattcaaagcataggggataagatgtctgaccgcaggggtcccgctgctggggacccccgcaatcttacaTTCGGTACcctcctctttgagctgcacaccgcgctgccagctcacaaactgctgggTGGCTACCACAGGGCCGGACTATCGTGAAGtcgcgactccgcccccgtgtgacgtcacctcctccccctttaaggatgcaggattTCCTAGGATATATTCACATGGTGCAGTCAAATTGCAGGCCCAGCACATGTCCGTACGTCAgagacagaaagttaaaaataaaaaaaattgtaataaaaaaaaatgctgtgaaTTTGTAAGAAATGATTTATTAAATTCTCCAcatgtaaaatatataatatacatagtgcATAGCATGTGACACCAGAGAACAGCGCCCCCTATACTCCGCCTAGCATACTGATGCTATTATCGGGGGTTGGGACAGACGCTGGATTATCAAATATTCTAGATTATTGGACGGTTCTAGAACAAGATTCAGATCAACtataatccaaaaataaaatcTCTGCTCAGTCTGGATTGTCAGATAACGGAGTAAAGGAATTTCAGCAAGTTAATTGGGCAACGAGGTAACAGCAATCCAGCCGTGTCTGCCTGCCGCCTGCATAGGGGGTTACACAGTGCCCCTCTGGGTTTAGGAAATGTCTGTCAAATATAAGGGGAGACGCTTTATATGGAGATTCTATTaattcagggtttcccaaccagggtgcctccagctgttgcaacactacaactcccagcatgcccggaaagctggaggcccaatggttgggaaacacttctgtaACTGGAATAAAGTAAAGGCACTTTATATAATAGAACGATagatgggcatgctggtagttgtagttctgacACGGGCCAATGATCGGGTGAATGAATGTTTGTAGGAATTAATCGGCCCTATTAGGGTGCTCTTACAAAGTGCAGTATTAAAGCCAAAACCAGGTGTGGATCATAAATAAATTACATAATATAAAGAACAGGTGCTACTTctactctttttttatttattttttaatataaagtaGAAGTAGCATCTGTTCCTTATATTAAGTAGAAGTAGCGCCTGTTCCTTATATTAAGTAGAAGTAGCGCCTGTTCCTTATATTAAGTAGAAGTAGCGCCTGTTCCTTATATTAAGTAGAAGTAGCGCCTGTTCCTTATATTAAGTAGAAGTAGCGCCTGTTCCTTATATTAAGTAGAAGTAGCATCTGTTCCTTATATTAAGTAGAAGTAGCGCCTGTTCCTTATATTAAGTAGAAGTAGCATCTGTTCCTTATATTAAGTAGAAGTAGCATCTGttccttatattaaaggggtactcctctgccattcttctggagctccgctccccagcgtccggaagtttattgttccgaatgctgtgtgcgggcatccgtgttcagggccgcccctcgtgacgtcacgcccgccccctcaacgaaagtctatgggaagatgGCGCGACGGCCGAGAGGGtgggcgtgaagtcacgaggggtggCCCTGAACACGAAAGCcctcacacagcgttcggaacaataaacttctggaagctggggagcggagctccagaagcagggcagcggagtacccctttaagtagaagtaGCACCTGTTCCTTATATTAAGTAGAAGTAGCATCTGTTCCTTATATTAAGTAATTCATTCATGATTCACACCTGGTTTTGGCTTCAAAACTGCAGCCATACTGCACTGTATAATTATCGGGAAGGGGCACCGTTTCTACAAACATTCATTCATCCAATGTCCcatgtacaaaactacaactcccagcatgccctaagaaCCACAGGCTCTCTACCTTTTGGAAAACTTTTCATGAGTTTTGCTTAATAATTTTTCCAACTCCTTACAGTTTTCAATATATcttcttgctgtcagtgaatggaaagaaaaaaaaaacatctgtccTGACCTAATACTTCACAAATTAAATAGAAAATAGTCTACACTCTATATATGTAACTTAAAAACACCTCTGCTGCTGCTTAACTCTAGGTCAGTGCTTTTCTAAACCAGtgttgctccagctgttgcaaaacgacaactcccggcatgcccggacagccgaaggctgtccgggcatgccgggagttgtcgttttgcaacagctggaggcacactggttgggaaacacagttttagattctgcagtttgactttgtcctaggcctggccaggagcccaataagg
The sequence above is a segment of the Hyla sarda isolate aHylSar1 chromosome 6, aHylSar1.hap1, whole genome shotgun sequence genome. Coding sequences within it:
- the CSRP3 gene encoding cysteine and glycine-rich protein 3 isoform X1, which codes for MMWTQPQFFLGRGADSGISIKITSGKSRAAASQTTRPTAASMLSSPVERAALRSYITEGATGQSILGKMPNLGGGAKCGACSKTVYHAEEIQCNGRSFHKPCFICMVCRKALDSTTVAAHESEIYCKSCYGRKYGPKGYGYGQGAGCLSTDTGERFGIEVAETHPARGSPTTPHSNKFAQKFASTEKCPRCGKSVYAAEKVMGGGRPWHKTCFRCALCGKSLDSTIVTEKDGEIYCKVCYAKNFGPKGIGFGGLTQVEQKED
- the CSRP3 gene encoding cysteine and glycine-rich protein 3 isoform X3; the encoded protein is MGTSTKTRKTSILGKMPNLGGGAKCGACSKTVYHAEEIQCNGRSFHKPCFICMVCRKALDSTTVAAHESEIYCKSCYGRKYGPKGYGYGQGAGCLSTDTGERFGIEVAETHPARGSPTTPHSNKFAQKFASTEKCPRCGKSVYAAEKVMGGGRPWHKTCFRCALCGKSLDSTIVTEKDGEIYCKVCYAKNFGPKGIGFGGLTQVEQKED
- the CSRP3 gene encoding cysteine and glycine-rich protein 3 isoform X4 — its product is MPNLGGGAKCGACSKTVYHAEEIQCNGRSFHKPCFICMVCRKALDSTTVAAHESEIYCKSCYGRKYGPKGYGYGQGAGCLSTDTGERFGIEVAETHPARGSPTTPHSNKFAQKFASTEKCPRCGKSVYAAEKVMGGGRPWHKTCFRCALCGKSLDSTIVTEKDGEIYCKVCYAKNFGPKGIGFGGLTQVEQKED
- the CSRP3 gene encoding cysteine and glycine-rich protein 3 isoform X2, with the protein product MMWTQPQFFLGRGADSGISIKITSGKSRAAASQTTRPTAASMLSSPVERAALSILGKMPNLGGGAKCGACSKTVYHAEEIQCNGRSFHKPCFICMVCRKALDSTTVAAHESEIYCKSCYGRKYGPKGYGYGQGAGCLSTDTGERFGIEVAETHPARGSPTTPHSNKFAQKFASTEKCPRCGKSVYAAEKVMGGGRPWHKTCFRCALCGKSLDSTIVTEKDGEIYCKVCYAKNFGPKGIGFGGLTQVEQKED